In the genome of Paenibacillus sp. FSL R5-0766, one region contains:
- a CDS encoding AraC family transcriptional regulator — MITYMFKNNHFQELQFLHYGTEACTPGHHFGPAMRDYYKIHYILNGKGTFEVGGKTYTLHKGQGFLIVPHSVVHYEADQDDPWEYSWVAFQGSNSQSFLQQACLSEHHPIFELGNEDDEMRSCLHRMINSRNTHKGWEISMTGLLYQFFSILIDQANSEHLQPMQDYSKETYVTQVMDFIEMNYANAITVQSIAAHVGLQRSYLCSLFKDQMGSSIQSYLVHYRMRRAAELTLDPGLTIGDIARSVGYTDQLLFSKMFKKVMGEAPTYYRKHKTAPSQLSC; from the coding sequence TTGATTACGTATATGTTCAAAAACAATCATTTTCAGGAGCTTCAGTTCCTTCATTATGGAACCGAAGCCTGTACACCAGGTCATCACTTTGGCCCTGCCATGCGAGACTATTATAAAATTCATTATATTCTGAATGGCAAAGGCACCTTCGAAGTTGGTGGCAAAACGTATACCCTGCATAAAGGTCAAGGTTTTCTAATTGTTCCGCACTCTGTTGTTCATTACGAAGCAGATCAGGATGACCCTTGGGAATACAGCTGGGTTGCTTTCCAAGGCAGCAATAGCCAATCCTTTTTACAGCAAGCATGTCTGTCCGAGCATCACCCGATTTTTGAGCTGGGCAATGAGGATGACGAGATGCGATCCTGCCTGCACCGAATGATCAATTCCCGCAATACTCACAAAGGCTGGGAGATTAGCATGACTGGTTTGCTGTATCAATTCTTCTCCATTTTGATTGATCAGGCCAATTCAGAGCATCTTCAACCCATGCAGGATTATTCGAAGGAAACGTACGTAACGCAGGTAATGGACTTCATTGAAATGAACTATGCCAATGCCATTACCGTTCAATCCATCGCGGCCCATGTCGGTTTGCAGCGCAGTTATCTGTGCTCTCTGTTCAAGGACCAGATGGGAAGCAGTATTCAGTCGTATCTTGTTCATTACCGGATGCGCAGGGCAGCCGAATTGACCCTTGATCCCGGTCTGACCATTGGTGATATTGCCCGTTCTGTGGGCTACACCGATCAATTGCTTTTCTCCAAAATGTTCAAAAAAGTGATGGGCGAAGCGCCCACCTATTATCGCAAACATAAAACAGCACCCTCCCAGTTAAGTTGTTAA
- a CDS encoding acyl--CoA ligase, with translation MNFEQWISPESYNLTSEMENHPSDRIALRWLSDQRELEEITYGDLFKQANRLAGGLRELGLEKGDRVLVMVPRRIIAYVIYIACLKLGIAVIPSSEMLRAKDLEYRLRHSEARAVIVWSETTSEVEKMDADLQSLAHRIVASPNGEFSVPAEGWVNVHQLMQNQPEEMAAVETHRDDTAILAYTSGTTGNPKGVVHSHGWGYAHLRIASSLWLDIQPSDTVWATAAPGWQKWIWSPFLSVLGRGATGLVYNGSFQPKRYLELMQEHHINVLCCTPTEYRLMAKADDLGHYDLSHLRSAVSAGEPLNQEVIEIFQRHFDLTIRDGYGQTESTLLIGSLKDAPVRIGSMGQSITPGLIEIIDDEGQPVPPGEVGDIAVHKEMPALFRSYYQDEGRKEASQRGDYFVTGDRARKDEEGYFWFEGRSDDIIISSGYTIGPFEVEEALMKHASVKECAVVASPDEIRGNIVKAFVVLRDDSLASPELMRELQHHVKEITAPYKYPRKIEFVTDLPKTNSGKIRRIELREQEKRNG, from the coding sequence TTGAACTTTGAACAGTGGATTTCGCCTGAAAGCTATAACCTGACATCCGAGATGGAGAATCATCCATCAGACCGGATTGCACTTAGATGGCTCAGCGATCAACGAGAATTGGAAGAGATTACGTATGGTGATTTGTTCAAGCAGGCGAATCGTCTTGCTGGAGGTTTGCGTGAACTTGGACTAGAGAAGGGTGATCGGGTGTTGGTCATGGTACCACGCCGTATTATTGCCTATGTCATTTATATTGCTTGTCTGAAACTGGGGATTGCCGTTATTCCTTCCTCCGAGATGTTACGGGCAAAAGATCTGGAATATCGTCTGCGTCACTCTGAGGCGCGGGCTGTTATTGTATGGTCCGAGACGACCTCAGAGGTAGAAAAGATGGACGCGGATCTGCAGTCACTGGCACATCGAATCGTGGCATCACCGAATGGGGAATTTAGCGTACCTGCTGAAGGTTGGGTCAATGTGCATCAGTTAATGCAGAATCAACCCGAAGAGATGGCTGCGGTGGAGACTCATCGTGATGATACGGCTATCCTTGCTTATACTTCGGGCACAACAGGTAATCCCAAAGGAGTTGTACATAGCCACGGTTGGGGATATGCCCACCTGCGGATCGCTTCTTCATTATGGCTGGATATTCAACCTTCAGATACCGTATGGGCAACGGCTGCACCTGGCTGGCAAAAATGGATCTGGAGCCCGTTCCTGTCCGTACTGGGAAGAGGCGCGACTGGACTGGTCTACAATGGATCATTCCAGCCCAAGCGTTATCTGGAACTGATGCAGGAACATCATATTAATGTCCTTTGCTGCACACCAACGGAATATCGGTTGATGGCCAAAGCCGATGATCTTGGACATTATGACCTGTCTCATCTGCGCAGTGCTGTATCAGCGGGTGAACCGCTCAATCAGGAAGTCATTGAAATCTTCCAGCGTCACTTTGACCTGACTATTCGAGACGGATATGGACAGACCGAGAGCACGTTGTTAATCGGCAGTCTCAAAGATGCGCCTGTACGTATTGGCTCGATGGGTCAGTCGATTACACCTGGGTTGATTGAAATTATTGACGATGAGGGACAACCTGTGCCTCCGGGTGAAGTAGGAGATATCGCGGTACACAAAGAGATGCCAGCTTTGTTCCGGTCCTATTATCAGGATGAGGGACGTAAGGAAGCGAGTCAGCGTGGCGATTATTTTGTAACTGGGGACCGTGCACGCAAAGACGAAGAAGGTTACTTCTGGTTTGAAGGCCGCAGTGACGATATTATCATTAGTTCGGGTTACACGATTGGACCATTCGAAGTGGAAGAAGCACTCATGAAACACGCCAGTGTGAAGGAATGTGCGGTGGTTGCAAGTCCGGATGAGATCCGTGGAAATATTGTTAAAGCCTTTGTCGTGCTGAGAGATGATTCACTTGCTTCACCAGAATTAATGCGTGAATTGCAACATCACGTCAAGGAAATCACAGCACCTTACAAATATCCACGTAAGATCGAATTTGTTACGGATCTGCCAAAGACCAACTCTGGTAAAATCCGCCGGATTGAGTTACGCGAACAAGAAAAACGTAATGGTTAA
- a CDS encoding aldo/keto reductase, with protein sequence MPYTASEQRYDEMKYVRSGKSGIRLPQIALGLWQNFGGNRTLDIQEEMILRAFDLGINHFDLANNYGPPPGSAEENFGVIYKKHLRPYRDELLISSKAGYHMWSGPYGEWGSRKNLIASLDQSLGRMGLDYVDIFYHHRPDPDTPLEETMTALDHIVRQGKALYVGLSNYNAEQTQEAVTILRRLGTPCLVHQPNYSMLNRWIEDGLQDVLDEQGVGSIAFCPLGRGQLTNKYVDKIKEERANPTGNLKKEAYTDKRIAKFDALQAVAERRGQTISQLALNWILRGNRVTSALIGASRVSQIEENVAALQAPDLTTEELNEIESILDGMGNYPW encoded by the coding sequence ATGCCCTATACTGCGAGTGAACAACGATATGATGAGATGAAATATGTACGTTCCGGCAAATCCGGAATCAGACTGCCGCAAATTGCGCTGGGTTTATGGCAGAACTTTGGTGGCAACCGCACATTGGATATTCAGGAAGAAATGATTTTACGTGCCTTCGACCTCGGAATTAACCATTTCGATCTGGCGAATAACTATGGTCCACCTCCAGGATCAGCGGAAGAGAACTTTGGTGTGATTTACAAAAAACATCTGCGTCCTTACCGGGATGAACTGCTCATCTCATCGAAGGCAGGCTACCATATGTGGAGTGGACCTTATGGCGAGTGGGGTTCCCGCAAAAACCTGATTGCCAGTCTGGATCAAAGTCTTGGTCGGATGGGACTGGATTATGTAGACATTTTCTATCATCACCGTCCAGATCCGGACACGCCATTGGAAGAAACGATGACGGCGCTGGATCATATCGTGCGGCAAGGTAAAGCGCTGTATGTGGGCTTGTCCAATTATAATGCAGAACAGACACAAGAAGCGGTAACCATTCTGCGTCGTCTGGGTACGCCATGTCTGGTTCATCAGCCAAACTACTCGATGTTGAATCGCTGGATTGAAGACGGTTTGCAGGACGTACTGGATGAGCAAGGCGTAGGTTCCATTGCGTTCTGTCCACTCGGCCGCGGTCAGTTGACGAATAAATATGTCGATAAGATCAAGGAAGAACGCGCCAATCCAACAGGCAATTTGAAAAAAGAAGCTTACACAGACAAACGGATTGCCAAGTTCGATGCACTTCAGGCGGTAGCGGAGCGAAGAGGGCAGACGATCTCCCAACTAGCTCTGAACTGGATCTTGCGCGGTAACCGTGTAACTTCTGCATTGATTGGTGCAAGCCGTGTGTCCCAGATTGAAGAAAACGTGGCTGCCCTCCAGGCACCGGATCTGACAACGGAAGAGTTGAATGAGATCGAAAGCATTTTGGACGGAATGGGTAATTATCCGTGGTAA
- a CDS encoding Ger(x)C family spore germination protein: protein MGKAKKMLACCLVMALISGCWDNRELNDQAIQLAAGLDWTEDQTYIVSNQFARNPEAGQSDMKSQTGFYTEIAEGKTPMAALAAMQSKVTRIINRGQRRSLVIGDKLARRGFKDILDFILRNAESPMRVDLFIVKKGDASDLLKSSTPFGGQSLREYYKLHQANYGAVDVTFTDMIRMMNELSHSGNFMPAMEKVSKKGSEKIDDPKQAVYRFAGSAVLDNDAKLLGYLNLEETNNSLWIVNWPHRHLITVTTPDGTGTITIQLRGTKSKWKMKKNDIKNMQLNMSANITLVENTSNLDLLNTENLDAIKKELEQEIERQMKLLIRKFQHDLHIDAIGVGEYLYRNHPQHWRTVMDEWQNTFPAIDFSCSVRLKFTRFGLTGASGYLKKEEVKDPL, encoded by the coding sequence ATGGGAAAGGCAAAAAAAATGCTAGCCTGTTGTCTGGTCATGGCTCTGATCTCCGGATGCTGGGACAACCGCGAATTGAATGATCAGGCGATACAATTGGCAGCGGGCCTGGACTGGACTGAGGATCAAACGTATATAGTGAGTAATCAGTTTGCCCGAAATCCGGAAGCCGGTCAGAGCGATATGAAATCGCAAACCGGGTTTTACACTGAAATCGCTGAAGGTAAGACTCCAATGGCTGCACTTGCTGCCATGCAATCCAAGGTCACGCGGATAATTAACCGGGGCCAGCGACGCAGTTTAGTCATCGGGGATAAGCTTGCACGAAGAGGATTCAAGGATATTTTGGACTTTATTTTGCGTAATGCTGAATCTCCTATGCGTGTGGATCTGTTTATTGTAAAAAAAGGGGATGCATCCGATTTGCTTAAAAGCTCAACACCATTTGGCGGCCAATCCCTGCGGGAATATTACAAGCTGCATCAAGCCAACTATGGCGCAGTCGATGTTACTTTTACAGATATGATCAGAATGATGAATGAGCTGTCTCATTCAGGGAATTTCATGCCTGCAATGGAAAAGGTATCAAAAAAAGGATCCGAAAAGATAGATGATCCGAAACAGGCTGTATACCGGTTTGCCGGTTCTGCTGTTTTGGATAATGATGCGAAACTACTGGGGTACTTGAATCTGGAGGAGACGAATAACAGTCTGTGGATCGTTAATTGGCCCCATCGACATCTAATCACGGTTACTACGCCAGATGGAACTGGAACAATTACTATTCAGTTAAGGGGGACGAAAAGCAAGTGGAAAATGAAGAAAAATGACATAAAGAATATGCAACTGAATATGAGTGCGAACATTACTCTGGTTGAGAACACATCCAATCTCGATTTACTTAATACTGAAAATTTGGACGCAATCAAAAAGGAACTGGAGCAAGAAATAGAACGGCAGATGAAGCTACTCATCCGCAAATTTCAGCATGATCTCCACATTGATGCCATCGGTGTTGGTGAATACCTCTATCGTAATCATCCCCAACATTGGAGAACGGTCATGGATGAATGGCAGAACACGTTTCCTGCTATTGATTTCTCTTGTAGTGTTCGTCTGAAGTTCACACGTTTTGGGTTAACCGGAGCATCGGGATATCTCAAAAAAGAGGAGGTCAAAGATCCCCTGTGA
- a CDS encoding spore germination protein, producing MKKNAEQVQQEQFKRSEFLLNRKPNVPLSTQLNVNEQMLRERFDQCSDVVFRPVTLAKGNNVLLLFMDGLVDTNIIDLAILKPLFEAQNEEDLEEEHASQLIQSERLAMVRTRKVSTLSDVIQGVLNSSVVVIMDGHDTAMVANVEGAKTRSVEEPASEAVIRGPREGFNESLRVNTSMIRRKIKSDALKTESITIGDVTQTEVVITYIQGIAKESILDEVRTRLKNIKTDSILESGYIEEFIQDKIPSPFPTIQNTERPDTVAASLLEGKVAIITDGTPFVLIVPFTFWTGMQSAEDYYNPSLYSSAVRFIRIIFIFISLFLPSLFVAIVNFHSQMIPTSLALNFAAARENSPFPTVIETILMEILFEGLREAGIRLPKQVGSAVSIVGALVIGQAAVEAGIVSAPIVIVVAGTGIASFTIARLNLSHPLRMLRFVLLIFAGILGLYGIAIVTLATLLHITSLRSFGVPYFSPIAPLVRSDLKDAIWRSPRWRMYSRPEETAAAGSLRTPRGQAPGSREKGEGEA from the coding sequence ATGAAAAAGAACGCTGAACAAGTACAACAGGAACAATTCAAACGCTCAGAGTTCCTCCTGAACCGAAAACCAAATGTCCCTTTATCAACTCAATTGAACGTGAATGAACAGATGCTGAGAGAACGTTTTGATCAGTGTTCCGATGTGGTGTTCAGACCAGTGACGCTCGCAAAAGGAAACAACGTATTGTTGCTCTTTATGGATGGCTTGGTAGACACAAATATTATAGACTTAGCCATTCTCAAACCTCTCTTTGAAGCGCAGAATGAGGAGGATTTGGAAGAAGAGCATGCCAGTCAGCTGATCCAGAGCGAGCGTCTAGCCATGGTTCGCACCCGTAAGGTCTCCACGCTCTCTGACGTGATTCAGGGTGTGCTTAATTCATCTGTTGTAGTTATCATGGATGGACATGATACAGCCATGGTAGCCAATGTGGAAGGTGCGAAGACTCGAAGCGTGGAAGAGCCTGCCTCAGAGGCGGTTATTCGAGGTCCCCGGGAAGGGTTTAACGAATCCTTACGCGTTAATACCAGCATGATCAGACGGAAAATCAAGTCGGATGCACTGAAAACAGAGTCGATTACAATTGGAGATGTGACACAGACCGAAGTGGTGATCACTTATATTCAGGGGATTGCGAAGGAATCGATCCTTGATGAGGTCCGGACCCGCTTGAAAAACATAAAAACAGACAGTATTTTGGAGTCGGGATACATTGAGGAATTTATACAAGATAAGATCCCTTCGCCCTTTCCTACTATTCAAAATACGGAACGTCCGGATACAGTAGCGGCCAGCTTGCTGGAAGGAAAGGTAGCCATAATCACCGACGGTACGCCGTTTGTATTAATTGTGCCCTTTACATTCTGGACGGGAATGCAGTCCGCCGAAGATTATTATAATCCGAGCTTGTATTCTTCTGCGGTTCGTTTCATTCGAATTATTTTCATTTTCATCTCGCTGTTCTTGCCCTCTTTGTTCGTAGCCATCGTTAATTTTCACTCCCAGATGATTCCAACCAGTCTGGCCTTGAATTTTGCGGCAGCCCGAGAGAATAGCCCGTTTCCTACCGTGATTGAGACCATTCTGATGGAGATCTTGTTTGAAGGATTGAGAGAGGCGGGCATCCGATTACCCAAGCAAGTTGGATCTGCGGTAAGCATTGTTGGCGCACTGGTTATTGGTCAGGCTGCGGTGGAGGCTGGTATTGTATCTGCTCCCATTGTCATTGTAGTTGCAGGAACAGGCATTGCATCTTTTACGATTGCACGCTTGAACTTGAGTCATCCCTTGCGGATGTTGCGCTTTGTTTTGCTCATTTTCGCGGGTATATTAGGCTTATACGGTATTGCAATTGTGACGTTGGCAACATTACTCCATATCACTTCACTGCGTTCGTTCGGTGTTCCTTACTTTAGTCCCATCGCTCCTCTGGTCAGGTCGGATCTTAAAGATGCGATATGGCGTTCCCCGCGATGGAGGATGTATAGTCGTCCGGAAGAAACGGCGGCTGCCGGATCACTTCGCACACCCCGGGGGCAGGCACCCGGTTCGAGAGAGAAAGGGGAGGGAGAGGCGTAA
- a CDS encoding aminopeptidase — MSQFEQTFEKSLEQYAELVVKVGVNIQKGQDLLVTAPIETLEFTRLIVQKAYAAGANYVQVDFDDDNITRSRFEHGSNDSFDYYPAWKADMMEKFAEAGGATLTIKVPDPELYNGIDSDSVSRATKAAAHARRGYAKYTRNHEISWCLIKAPTKAWANKVFADIPEEDRINVMWETIFKMNRVDGGDAVQNWRKHLDTLTAMGDLLNKKNYKSLHYRAPGTDLKIELVHNHIWGGGGSENKQGVYTVANMPTEEVFTMPKRSGVNGYVSSTMPLNLNGQLVDQMRITFKDGQVVAFTAASGEEHLKNLFATDEGARYLGEVALVPHDSPISNLNRIFYNTGIDENASCHLAVGSAYPFNMKDGTTMSNEELLKHECNVSLTHVDFMIGSAELDIDGELQDGTIEPVFRKGNWAF; from the coding sequence ATGAGTCAATTTGAACAAACCTTTGAAAAGTCATTGGAACAATACGCAGAGCTGGTTGTTAAAGTCGGCGTGAATATCCAAAAAGGACAGGATCTGCTCGTCACTGCTCCCATTGAAACGCTTGAATTCACACGTCTGATTGTGCAAAAAGCCTATGCGGCTGGTGCAAACTATGTACAAGTGGACTTTGATGACGACAACATTACCCGCAGTCGTTTTGAGCATGGTTCCAATGACAGCTTTGATTATTATCCAGCGTGGAAAGCGGATATGATGGAGAAATTTGCAGAAGCAGGCGGCGCCACCCTGACGATCAAAGTTCCAGATCCTGAACTGTATAACGGAATTGACTCCGACAGCGTTTCCCGTGCTACCAAGGCAGCTGCACACGCACGTCGCGGTTATGCCAAATACACACGCAACCATGAAATTAGCTGGTGTCTGATCAAGGCCCCAACCAAGGCTTGGGCGAACAAAGTATTCGCCGACATCCCGGAAGAAGACCGAATCAACGTGATGTGGGAAACCATCTTTAAAATGAACCGTGTAGATGGCGGAGACGCCGTGCAAAATTGGAGAAAGCATCTGGATACCTTAACTGCAATGGGAGACTTGTTGAATAAAAAGAACTATAAGAGCCTGCATTACCGTGCGCCAGGTACAGACTTGAAAATTGAATTGGTCCACAACCACATCTGGGGTGGCGGTGGTAGCGAAAATAAACAAGGTGTATACACCGTCGCCAATATGCCGACTGAAGAAGTATTCACCATGCCTAAGCGTAGCGGAGTGAATGGGTATGTTAGCAGCACCATGCCTTTGAACCTGAACGGGCAACTGGTAGACCAGATGAGAATTACATTCAAGGATGGACAGGTTGTAGCGTTTACGGCAGCATCCGGTGAAGAGCATTTGAAGAACCTGTTTGCCACCGATGAAGGAGCACGTTATCTGGGTGAGGTCGCACTCGTACCACATGACTCCCCAATCTCCAACCTGAATCGTATTTTCTACAATACAGGTATTGATGAAAATGCATCTTGCCACTTGGCTGTGGGAAGTGCGTATCCGTTCAACATGAAAGATGGCACAACCATGTCGAATGAAGAGTTACTGAAGCATGAGTGCAATGTGAGCTTGACTCACGTTGATTTCATGATCGGTTCCGCAGAACTGGATATCGATGGTGAGTTACAAGACGGTACAATCGAGCCGGTATTCCGTAAAGGCAACTGGGCATTTTAA
- a CDS encoding M15 family metallopeptidase, with protein MKPFTRKSIISTILIGSVVAGSAFTTFPITSSLNPVASAASSSFTQFLHDNAPGRTIKTIKNVATVTNVSSTVVLVNKKRNLPSTYAPQDLVVPNIPFSFSGSSPKKQMRKVAATAIEKLFAAAKKDGIDIKAVSGYRSYATQKSIFDRNASIKGEAVANKTSARPGQSEHQTGLAMDISSASAGYDLQQSFGNTKEGKWLKANAHKYGFIIRYGKDQEKLTGYSYEPWHVRYVGVYIAGEITNQKLTLEQYLERAK; from the coding sequence ATGAAACCTTTTACTCGTAAATCCATCATATCTACAATTCTCATAGGTTCTGTTGTAGCAGGTTCTGCTTTTACTACGTTTCCCATCACTTCAAGCCTGAATCCCGTCGCGTCTGCGGCAAGCTCTAGCTTCACTCAATTTCTGCATGATAATGCACCTGGTCGTACGATCAAAACGATTAAAAATGTGGCAACCGTGACCAATGTGTCCAGTACAGTTGTACTTGTCAATAAAAAGAGAAATCTGCCTTCAACTTATGCACCACAAGATTTGGTTGTACCAAATATTCCTTTTAGCTTCTCAGGTTCAAGTCCGAAGAAACAAATGCGTAAAGTGGCTGCAACCGCGATTGAAAAATTATTTGCGGCTGCCAAAAAAGACGGCATCGATATCAAAGCCGTGTCGGGCTATCGCTCTTATGCGACCCAAAAATCGATCTTTGACCGTAATGCCAGCATCAAAGGTGAAGCTGTTGCCAATAAAACAAGTGCTCGGCCAGGACAAAGCGAACATCAAACGGGTCTAGCCATGGATATATCAAGCGCTTCGGCCGGTTATGATCTTCAGCAAAGCTTTGGCAACACCAAAGAAGGCAAATGGCTGAAAGCCAATGCCCACAAGTATGGATTCATCATCCGTTATGGCAAAGATCAGGAGAAATTGACTGGTTACTCCTATGAGCCATGGCATGTACGTTATGTAGGGGTATATATTGCTGGTGAGATTACCAACCAGAAACTTACGCTCGAGCAGTATTTGGAACGTGCCAAATAA
- a CDS encoding GyrI-like domain-containing protein, translated as MQMYIENLPACRLAYVRQVGPYGPANAQAMNTLKQWADKHQLLHESATLLGIPQDDPATTPPEKCRYDACIVITEPERLEDDFIEFGELSGGDYLICKVKHTAEAIQQAWNMIIPHLQTSGYRMDNKPVIERYRWELLNQHWCEICVPVRPV; from the coding sequence ATGCAAATGTATATCGAAAACCTCCCGGCGTGTCGCCTTGCCTATGTTCGACAAGTGGGGCCTTACGGTCCAGCCAATGCACAAGCGATGAATACACTAAAACAATGGGCAGACAAACACCAATTGCTTCATGAATCAGCAACTTTACTGGGTATTCCCCAAGATGACCCGGCTACCACACCACCCGAGAAATGTAGATATGATGCATGTATTGTTATTACTGAACCTGAACGACTGGAAGATGATTTCATTGAGTTTGGCGAGCTTTCAGGCGGAGATTATCTCATCTGTAAAGTGAAGCACACGGCAGAAGCTATTCAGCAGGCATGGAATATGATCATCCCTCATTTGCAAACAAGTGGTTATCGGATGGACAACAAACCAGTTATAGAACGATATCGTTGGGAACTGCTCAATCAGCATTGGTGTGAAATATGTGTGCCTGTAAGACCTGTGTAA
- a CDS encoding endospore germination permease produces MIKLSGYQLFCLTFLFQLGTTVIFGFAASAGRDAWIVGLISATSGILLIRVYISIMNMNPGLTLVEWYPKQFGKWIGLPIAWLYPLLFLFDAGRILADLRDLIPTTILPDTPPMVIMLLFLVIIVYGLYLGLSNVAKVGELLVPFIIVLFVLEITLLLFSNIVSPKLLKPILWNGWAPVLKATFPEGISQTYGETLAMAMIWTQVARPEKIWKYTLLATIIASISFLSFDLLAVTIFGGVLFEKSLYPFYSLTGMVNIGGFITNLNPFAVIYFIITAYFKLFLKMYTALAALQILLPFVGKRVLIWAGALIVFVLGFIVSDNIAEHIYVLAIKQITPYVWVPLFIYLPLMLYLVSHIRLWMEARRKL; encoded by the coding sequence ATGATCAAGTTATCCGGTTATCAGCTATTTTGCCTTACGTTTTTATTTCAACTCGGTACAACCGTTATCTTTGGCTTTGCCGCCAGTGCGGGACGAGATGCATGGATTGTCGGTTTGATATCGGCTACCTCCGGTATTCTTCTGATTCGGGTATACATCTCAATTATGAACATGAACCCGGGGCTTACACTTGTCGAGTGGTATCCCAAACAATTCGGTAAATGGATTGGCTTGCCCATTGCCTGGCTATATCCACTGTTGTTTTTGTTTGATGCAGGGCGTATCCTCGCTGATCTGAGAGACCTGATTCCGACAACGATTCTCCCGGACACCCCACCAATGGTCATCATGCTGTTATTCCTCGTTATCATCGTGTATGGCCTTTACCTGGGTCTGAGTAATGTTGCTAAGGTGGGGGAATTGCTTGTTCCGTTTATTATTGTTCTGTTTGTTTTGGAAATCACTTTACTTCTGTTTTCCAATATTGTTTCTCCCAAGCTGCTTAAACCGATCCTGTGGAATGGCTGGGCGCCTGTGCTGAAGGCCACTTTTCCAGAAGGCATTTCACAAACCTATGGAGAAACGCTGGCAATGGCGATGATTTGGACCCAGGTTGCACGACCGGAAAAGATATGGAAATATACTTTGCTGGCAACCATAATCGCTTCAATCAGCTTTCTTTCGTTCGACCTGCTGGCAGTTACCATCTTTGGTGGTGTCTTGTTTGAGAAAAGCTTGTACCCGTTCTATTCCCTAACCGGTATGGTGAATATCGGTGGATTTATAACAAATCTGAATCCGTTCGCTGTAATCTATTTCATCATTACTGCATATTTCAAGCTCTTTCTTAAAATGTATACCGCCCTGGCCGCACTTCAAATCCTTCTCCCGTTTGTTGGTAAACGCGTGTTGATCTGGGCAGGTGCGCTCATTGTTTTTGTGTTAGGTTTTATTGTTTCAGATAACATCGCAGAACATATATATGTGTTGGCTATCAAACAGATTACCCCCTATGTCTGGGTGCCTTTGTTTATATACCTGCCGCTCATGCTCTACCTCGTTTCACATATCAGATTATGGATGGAGGCAAGGCGGAAGCTTTGA
- a CDS encoding nitroreductase family protein, translating into MSELENLVKNRRSAVIFEEGIEISDSELQEMFALNKFAPSAFNLQHTHYLVIKDEEQKEKVYEASQQYKVKTASAVIVVLGDVNAHHHIRTINEGLLNLGALTPFQYEQESQSVTEFYESRGRFFQREDAIRNASLSAMQLMLIAQDRGWDTCPMIGFDSEELQRSLEIPNHYVPVMLITIGKKSEAKQRPRGYRKPINEYVSFNKMHAE; encoded by the coding sequence ATGAGTGAGTTGGAGAATCTAGTCAAAAACCGTAGATCGGCCGTTATTTTTGAAGAAGGAATTGAAATTTCAGATTCGGAACTGCAAGAGATGTTTGCCCTTAACAAATTTGCACCATCTGCCTTTAACCTACAACACACGCACTATCTTGTGATTAAAGACGAGGAACAGAAAGAGAAAGTCTATGAAGCTTCCCAGCAATATAAGGTAAAAACAGCTTCTGCGGTCATCGTGGTACTGGGCGACGTCAACGCCCATCATCATATCCGCACGATTAACGAAGGCTTGCTGAACCTGGGCGCGCTTACTCCATTCCAATACGAGCAGGAATCCCAAAGTGTCACTGAATTTTACGAATCCCGCGGCAGATTCTTCCAACGTGAGGATGCGATTCGCAATGCCAGCCTGTCTGCCATGCAATTGATGCTGATCGCTCAGGATCGCGGTTGGGACACTTGTCCAATGATTGGCTTTGACTCGGAAGAACTGCAACGGAGTTTGGAAATCCCTAACCATTACGTACCCGTTATGCTGATCACCATCGGCAAAAAGTCGGAAGCCAAACAGCGCCCACGCGGTTACCGTAAACCGATTAACGAATATGTTAGCTTCAACAAAATGCACGCTGAATAA